In Diabrotica undecimpunctata isolate CICGRU chromosome 4, icDiaUnde3, whole genome shotgun sequence, a single genomic region encodes these proteins:
- the LOC140438406 gene encoding uncharacterized protein isoform X2, which yields MRNLNVFCIIGVIFISLSTNGSQATKSQTGISFGDLKELFVAVDKIVDNPDEFFDKVKQELEKENITVRSLNFPKAPNVLEDYPDTPQLRFLGIGSIFNKIKDAVSGIFNFGGSVIPVETIKNVVKRVLIILLGPYTKANITGLAHIISYVISFVLNIFF from the exons ATGAGAAATCTAAATGTTTTTTGTATCATTGGAGTTATTTTTATCTCCCTCTCAACCAATGGAAGTCAAGCAACAAAATCACAAACAGGGATATCTTT TGGAGACTTGAAAGAGTTATTTGTAGCTGTGGATAAAATTGTTGACAATCCAGATGAATTTTTTGACAAAGTGAAACAAGA ATTGGAAAAGGAGAACATAACCGTAAGGTCACTGAATTTTCCCAAGGCACCTAATGTTCTCGAGGATTATCCCGACACACCACAGTTAAGATTTCTTGGTATCGGaagtatatttaataaaataaaggaCGCCGTATCTGGTATATTTAATTTTGGCGGCAGCGTAATTCCAGTTGAG ACCATAAAAAACGTTGTGAAAAGAGTTCTGATCATTCTCTTGGGACCTTACACTAAAGCTAACATAACTGGACTGGCACATATAATATCATATGTGAtatcttttgtacttaatatctttttttaa
- the LOC140438955 gene encoding uncharacterized protein: protein MERNEYITKSFELLNDPYSYKKIPKDLLTPLEKSIIDTSFSSYNTYKIKDAFEFANKINGFLLPLGYVLASFDVTLLFTNIPLELVVSILTTNYHLIKPNCTIPKVLLLKLITFLYNNTYFTFLNDFYVQIKGAPMGGAISPSLAEIAMNSLLHYCTREVDFQFPFTYQYVDDLICAVPANKINYTLNIFISYNTHLQFTVQTEKNNIVPFLDTNVSRHEGNTIRLYWYRKKTFSGRYVPFHSYHLDEQKINIIKGLKNRIERICHPSNYNKNIMLLYEILRKNHYPKMLLNKLLFQDMPTARTHQQQAIEREAIEL from the coding sequence ATGGAGAGAAACGAGTACATCACTAAATCATTTGAGCTTCTCAACGACCCATATTCCTATAAAAAAATCCCCAAAGATTTACTGACTCCATTAGAAAAAAGTATTATTgacacttctttttcttcttacaatACCTACAAAATTAAAGATGCTTTTGAATTTGCAAATAAGATCAATGGGTTTTTACTACCTTTAGGATATGTATTGGCGAGTTTTGATGTTACTTTATTGTTTACCAACATCCCTCTTGAATTGGTAGTTTCTATTCTGACAACTAATTACCATCTGATTAAACCGAACTGTACAATTCCCAAAGTACTGCTTTTGAAACTGATTACCTTTTTATACAACAATACATATTTCACTTTCCTAAATGATTTCTATGTCCAAATAAAAGGAGCACCCATGGGGGGAGCCATATCCCCATCTTTGGCAGAAATTGCAATGAACTCCCTACTTCACTATTGTACTCGAGAAGTTGATTTCCAGTTTCCCTTTACCTACCAATATGTAGACGACCTCATATGTGCAGTCCCAGCTAACAAAATCAACTACACTCTTAACATATTTATCTCCTATAACACTCACCTACAATTTACTgtccaaacagaaaaaaataatattgtgccATTCCTCGACACTAATGTAAGCAGACATGAGGGTAATACAATAAGGTTGTATTGGTACAGAAAGAAAACATTCTCAGGTAGATATGTGCCTTTTCACTCTTATCATCTGGATGAACAGAAGATTAACATCATCAAAGGTCTGaaaaacagaatagaaagaaTTTGTCACCCTTCTAACTACAATAAGAACATCATGTTACTTTATGAGATTCTTAGAAAAAATCACTATCCTAAGATGCTACTAAACAAACTGCTTTTCCAAGATATGCCAACGGCAAGAACACACCAACAACAAGCAATAGAACGAGAAGCAATAGAACTTTAA
- the LOC140438406 gene encoding uncharacterized protein isoform X1, whose translation MRNLNVFCIIGVIFISLSTNGSQATKSQTGISFGDLKELFVAVDKIVDNPDEFFDKVKQELEKENITVRSLNFPKAPNVLEDYPDTPQLRFLGIGSIFNKIKDAVSGIFNFGGSVIPVETITAAILKVLRTIFGERIANVTGAIHCLIKSFLSLFINYVLPMLKTLS comes from the exons ATGAGAAATCTAAATGTTTTTTGTATCATTGGAGTTATTTTTATCTCCCTCTCAACCAATGGAAGTCAAGCAACAAAATCACAAACAGGGATATCTTT TGGAGACTTGAAAGAGTTATTTGTAGCTGTGGATAAAATTGTTGACAATCCAGATGAATTTTTTGACAAAGTGAAACAAGA ATTGGAAAAGGAGAACATAACCGTAAGGTCACTGAATTTTCCCAAGGCACCTAATGTTCTCGAGGATTATCCCGACACACCACAGTTAAGATTTCTTGGTATCGGaagtatatttaataaaataaaggaCGCCGTATCTGGTATATTTAATTTTGGCGGCAGCGTAATTCCAGTTGAG ACAATAACAGCAGCTATACTTAAAGTCTTGAGGACAATCTTTGGAGAAAGAATAGCAAATGTTACAGGCGCGATTCACTGTTTAATAAAGTCGTTCTTATCTTTATTTATTAACTACGTACTACCAATGTTGAAGACTCTCAGTTAA